In a genomic window of Flavobacteriales bacterium:
- a CDS encoding gliding motility-associated C-terminal domain-containing protein, with amino-acid sequence MDDNANVYIYGGDSPLRLRKYDPSGVLQWTYTTAWDTANYWLGSMIAHPGGDCFITAGTDPRIARISTAGNQVWSEDGGFFDEYWRMALNCNATQLMLGGTRLTLGPSLFPIGYGRAFEIDMANGSVLNSTDVAAVSPSFLINNPNEIRALAASANGKYYFMTLDTIGALNADLTIPYRRNNSYAFSYAVAGYGPTNMGINGIAATTNEIYTQNGSTLHRRDIQSGTIIATATIPGGGTTSQLGANSAENGGLVLDSCGFVYVGSGNAVHKFTPGLQLVSSVATPGAVYDVAVNHNGEVVACGNGFLVSIAIGSCAPPPRECLTCLELAGSGTFCADDPAATLTASIAGGTWSGPGITDPLAGTFTPSAAGAGVHVITYTLPSPAPCGSDTLQMVVSPCAPLSVCVNDDGTLSAANGVGPYTWQHQTTVQDCSACILACFFPPGCAVNVTGWTTWATGASASAPPNYPIQVTDATGTSIIINSAADVPACSPCPTISVQVLDVDNVACFGASTGSASVEASDGTAPYTFSWSPGGATGSSVNGLSAGSYTVTAIDADGCTGTTVVQVNQPVSAVTVSIPSTTPVSCNGNDGTATASASGGTGALSYSWAPSGGNAATATGLPAGSYTVTVTDANGCTAQATAQVEQAAGPSIVTVDVTPSNCNAPTGTITIIATGNGLQYSIDGGSSYQAASSFSGVGAGTYNVMVIDANGCTATAAATVTQPAPPVPVITGQPWACVGETVVLSTTQPFASYAWQPGGNSATQAVTSSGSYTVMVTDANGCTGASVPYAVLFEDPQAAFTADPPSPQLPGTSVEFADASNGGGGTINSWWWSLGMTGATGSAQTIDWTYANPGVYTITLIVTTANGCTDTISDAYVIRPAEIVIPNVISPNGDGMNDAFVIPNIEFFGNELAIFNRWGQAVFETRDYRSTWRGADQPDGTYYYVLRLDDGREFTGHLTLLR; translated from the coding sequence GTGGACGACAACGCGAACGTGTACATCTACGGCGGCGATTCTCCCCTGCGCCTGCGGAAGTACGATCCCAGCGGCGTGCTGCAATGGACCTACACCACGGCCTGGGACACGGCCAACTACTGGCTTGGGTCCATGATCGCGCATCCGGGCGGCGATTGCTTCATCACTGCGGGCACCGATCCGCGGATCGCGCGCATCAGCACGGCGGGCAACCAGGTCTGGAGCGAGGATGGCGGGTTCTTCGATGAGTATTGGCGCATGGCGCTCAATTGCAACGCCACGCAACTGATGCTCGGCGGCACGCGGCTCACGCTCGGCCCTTCGCTCTTCCCGATCGGCTACGGGCGCGCCTTCGAGATCGATATGGCCAACGGCTCCGTGCTGAATTCAACCGATGTCGCTGCGGTCTCGCCGTCCTTCCTCATCAATAATCCGAACGAGATCCGCGCACTGGCCGCCTCCGCCAACGGCAAGTACTACTTCATGACGCTCGATACCATCGGGGCGCTCAATGCTGACCTGACCATCCCGTACCGTCGCAACAACTCTTACGCCTTCAGCTATGCGGTGGCCGGATATGGCCCTACGAACATGGGCATCAACGGCATCGCGGCCACGACCAACGAGATCTACACGCAGAATGGCAGCACGCTGCATCGCCGCGACATCCAGTCCGGCACCATCATCGCCACGGCCACCATACCCGGCGGCGGCACCACGAGCCAGCTCGGCGCCAACAGCGCGGAGAACGGCGGTCTGGTGCTCGATAGCTGCGGCTTCGTGTATGTGGGCAGCGGCAACGCCGTTCACAAGTTCACCCCTGGCCTGCAGTTGGTGAGCTCGGTGGCCACGCCCGGCGCGGTGTACGATGTGGCGGTGAACCACAACGGCGAGGTGGTGGCCTGCGGCAACGGCTTCCTGGTATCCATCGCTATCGGCTCTTGCGCGCCACCCCCGCGCGAATGCCTCACCTGCCTGGAGCTCGCTGGGTCGGGCACATTCTGCGCGGATGATCCTGCCGCCACCCTCACTGCGAGCATCGCGGGCGGCACGTGGAGCGGGCCGGGCATCACCGATCCTTTGGCGGGCACCTTCACGCCTTCTGCCGCCGGCGCAGGGGTGCATGTGATCACCTACACACTGCCTTCGCCCGCGCCTTGCGGATCGGACACGCTGCAAATGGTGGTGAGCCCCTGCGCGCCGTTGAGCGTGTGCGTGAACGATGATGGCACGCTCTCCGCCGCGAACGGTGTCGGGCCGTACACCTGGCAGCACCAGACCACCGTGCAGGATTGCAGCGCTTGCATCCTCGCATGCTTCTTCCCGCCGGGCTGCGCCGTGAATGTGACCGGCTGGACCACATGGGCCACCGGAGCCAGCGCCAGCGCCCCGCCGAATTATCCGATCCAAGTGACCGATGCCACGGGCACGAGCATCATCATCAACTCCGCAGCGGATGTGCCGGCGTGCTCGCCATGCCCAACCATCTCCGTGCAGGTGCTTGATGTGGATAATGTCGCCTGCTTCGGTGCCAGCACGGGCAGCGCGAGCGTTGAGGCCAGCGATGGGACAGCGCCGTACACCTTCTCTTGGTCGCCAGGCGGAGCGACCGGCTCAAGCGTGAACGGTCTTTCCGCAGGCTCCTACACCGTAACGGCCATTGATGCCGATGGCTGCACGGGAACCACGGTCGTGCAGGTGAACCAGCCAGTCAGCGCAGTCACGGTTTCGATCCCCAGCACCACGCCAGTGAGTTGCAATGGCAACGATGGAACAGCCACGGCCAGCGCGAGTGGCGGCACCGGTGCGTTGAGCTATAGCTGGGCGCCGAGCGGCGGCAATGCGGCAACTGCCACTGGCCTCCCGGCAGGCAGCTACACCGTCACCGTCACCGATGCGAATGGATGCACCGCGCAGGCTACCGCTCAGGTGGAGCAGGCCGCAGGCCCTTCAATCGTGACCGTGGACGTGACGCCATCGAACTGCAATGCGCCCACTGGCACCATCACCATCATCGCAACGGGCAATGGCCTGCAGTACAGCATCGACGGTGGAAGCAGCTACCAGGCAGCGAGTTCGTTCTCAGGCGTGGGTGCTGGCACCTACAACGTGATGGTGATCGATGCGAACGGCTGCACGGCCACGGCCGCGGCGACCGTGACGCAACCCGCGCCGCCGGTGCCCGTGATCACCGGTCAACCATGGGCCTGTGTTGGTGAGACGGTCGTGCTCAGCACCACGCAACCCTTCGCATCCTATGCGTGGCAGCCCGGGGGGAATTCGGCCACACAAGCGGTCACATCAAGCGGCAGCTACACGGTAATGGTGACGGATGCGAACGGCTGCACAGGCGCATCGGTGCCTTACGCAGTGCTCTTCGAGGACCCGCAAGCCGCCTTCACCGCCGATCCGCCCTCACCGCAGCTGCCGGGCACATCGGTCGAGTTCGCCGACGCCTCGAATGGGGGAGGAGGCACCATCAACTCGTGGTGGTGGAGCCTGGGCATGACCGGCGCAACGGGCAGCGCCCAAACGATCGACTGGACCTACGCGAATCCCGGCGTGTACACCATCACCTTGATCGTGACCACCGCCAATGGCTGCACCGATACCATCAGCGATGCTTATGTGATCCGTCCGGCCGAGATCGTGATCCCCAACGTCATCAGCCCGAACGGCGATGGCATGAACGACGCCTTCGTGATCCCCAACATCGAGTTCTTCGGCAACGAGCTGGCCATCTTCAACCGTTGGGGCCAGGCGGTCTTCGAGACGCGCGATTACCGCAGCACATGGCGCGGCGCCGATCAACCCGATGGCACCTATTACTACGTGCTGCGCCTCGACGATGGTCGGGAGTTCACCGGGCACTTGACCTTGCTGCGCTGA
- a CDS encoding prolipoprotein diacylglyceryl transferase, with the protein MRHFLHLLFEVGAFAFGYAYFARLRALRGDAVAEEKRVWVIIGAAAGALIGSRLLGALEDPALLRWDWRALFAAFNNRTVVGGLLGGLIGVEVTKKIIGERTSTGDLFTFPLILGMLVGRIGCLLGGLEDNTYGIATELPWGIDLGDGVRRHPTNLYEMLWLGALWLGLLAIERRWTLVNGVRFKLFMMGYLAFRLLVDGIKPQPAIALGLSSIQWACLLGLLYYFPAWSRPKRLIAHA; encoded by the coding sequence ATGCGTCATTTCCTTCATTTGCTCTTCGAGGTGGGTGCCTTCGCCTTCGGATATGCCTACTTCGCCAGGCTGCGTGCGCTGCGGGGCGATGCTGTCGCTGAGGAAAAGCGGGTGTGGGTGATCATCGGGGCGGCGGCCGGGGCGTTGATCGGGTCACGGCTCTTGGGCGCGCTGGAGGATCCGGCTCTGCTCCGTTGGGATTGGCGCGCGCTCTTCGCGGCCTTCAACAACCGCACGGTCGTGGGCGGATTGCTGGGCGGACTCATTGGCGTGGAAGTGACTAAGAAGATCATTGGTGAGCGCACCAGCACCGGTGACCTCTTCACCTTTCCGCTGATCCTGGGCATGCTGGTGGGCCGCATCGGCTGCCTGCTCGGCGGCCTTGAGGACAATACCTACGGCATCGCCACCGAGCTGCCGTGGGGCATCGACCTCGGTGATGGGGTGCGGCGCCATCCCACCAACCTGTATGAGATGCTCTGGCTTGGCGCGCTCTGGCTCGGCCTGCTGGCCATCGAAAGGCGCTGGACGCTGGTCAACGGCGTGCGCTTCAAGCTCTTCATGATGGGCTACCTCGCCTTCCGCTTGCTCGTCGATGGCATCAAGCCGCAGCCCGCCATCGCGCTCGGCCTTTCATCCATTCAGTGGGCCTGCCTTCTCGGCCTGCTGTATTACTTCCCCGCCTGGTCCAGGCCGAAACGCCTGATCGCCCATGCCTGA
- a CDS encoding radical SAM protein produces the protein MPERPYTYYDFTLSLCPACLRRIDAKVIFEDDRVFMLKRCPEHGAQKVLIATDVEYYKRCRHYLKPGEMVRAFNTKTHFGCPYDCGICPDHEQHGCLTLIEVTDRCNLECPICYASSGPMHGKHRTVEEVERMLDACVRNEGEPDVVQLSGGEPTVHPQFFEILDAAKRRPIRHLMVNTNGIRIAKDRAFAERLASYMPDFELYLQFDSFRPDVLRRLRGEDLSAMRMKALEHLNELNLSTTLVVTVEKGVNDDEIGAIIDFALKQPCVRGVTFQPVQAAGRTEHYDPATDRITLTEVRQAILDQSPLFTPEDIVPVPCNPDALAMGYALKLNGEVFPLTRMIDPDDLLNNSRNTIVYEQDARLKEHMVKLFSTGTPSDKAHETLHRIMCCLPDIDAPELRYENLFRIIIMRFIDAYDFDVRAIKRSCVHIIDPRTMHAIPFETMNLFYREEAQRKRLAELQQNPVA, from the coding sequence ATGCCTGAGCGCCCCTACACCTACTACGACTTCACGCTGAGCCTATGCCCCGCATGCCTGCGCCGCATCGATGCCAAGGTCATCTTCGAGGATGACCGTGTCTTCATGCTGAAGCGCTGCCCGGAGCATGGCGCGCAAAAGGTGCTCATCGCCACCGACGTGGAGTACTACAAGCGCTGCCGCCATTACCTCAAGCCCGGCGAGATGGTGCGCGCCTTCAACACGAAGACCCATTTCGGTTGCCCGTACGATTGCGGCATCTGCCCCGACCACGAGCAGCACGGCTGCCTCACCTTGATCGAGGTCACGGACCGCTGCAACCTGGAATGCCCCATCTGCTACGCCAGCAGCGGGCCAATGCACGGCAAGCACCGCACGGTGGAGGAGGTGGAGCGCATGCTCGACGCCTGCGTGCGCAACGAGGGCGAGCCCGATGTGGTGCAGCTCAGCGGCGGTGAGCCCACGGTGCACCCGCAGTTCTTCGAGATCCTCGATGCAGCGAAGCGCCGGCCCATCCGCCATCTGATGGTGAACACCAACGGCATCCGCATCGCCAAGGACAGGGCGTTCGCGGAGCGGCTTGCCTCGTACATGCCCGACTTCGAGCTCTACCTGCAGTTCGATTCGTTCCGCCCCGATGTGCTGAGACGCTTGCGCGGTGAGGACCTCTCCGCCATGCGGATGAAGGCGCTGGAGCATTTGAACGAATTGAATCTGAGCACCACGCTCGTGGTCACGGTGGAGAAGGGCGTGAATGATGACGAGATCGGCGCCATCATCGACTTCGCGCTGAAGCAGCCCTGCGTGCGCGGCGTCACCTTCCAGCCTGTGCAGGCCGCCGGACGCACGGAGCACTATGATCCCGCCACCGACCGCATCACCCTCACCGAGGTGCGCCAGGCCATCCTCGATCAGAGCCCGCTCTTCACGCCCGAGGACATCGTGCCCGTGCCCTGCAACCCCGATGCGCTGGCCATGGGCTATGCCTTGAAGCTGAACGGCGAGGTGTTCCCGCTCACGCGCATGATCGATCCGGACGACCTGCTGAACAACAGCCGCAACACCATCGTGTACGAGCAGGACGCGCGGCTGAAGGAGCACATGGTGAAGCTCTTCAGCACGGGCACGCCCAGCGACAAGGCCCATGAGACGCTGCACCGGATCATGTGCTGCCTGCCCGATATCGATGCGCCCGAGCTGAGGTACGAGAACCTCTTCCGCATCATCATCATGCGCTTCATCGACGCGTACGACTTCGATGTGCGGGCCATCAAGCGCAGCTGCGTGCACATCATCGATCCGCGCACCATGCACGCGATCCCCTTCGAGACCATGAACCTCTTCTACCGCGAAGAGGCGCAGCGGAAGCGGTTGGCGGAGTTGCAGCAAAACCCCGTCGCATGA
- a CDS encoding acyl-CoA thioesterase: MSTASPLKVSIEVPVAWGEQDAFGHLNNVVYFRYFESVRMHYLDRIGVLDSHARHGIGVILASTTCDFRRPVEWPAKLTVRCGCTALGNTSFTMAYEITTEDGAIVAAGTSVQVMYDYRADAKVRVPDAVRNAIAHLQGNSFAA, translated from the coding sequence GTGAGCACGGCCTCCCCGCTCAAAGTCAGCATCGAGGTCCCAGTGGCCTGGGGCGAGCAGGATGCCTTCGGGCACCTGAACAATGTGGTGTACTTCCGCTATTTCGAGAGCGTGCGCATGCACTACCTCGACCGCATCGGCGTGCTGGACTCGCATGCACGGCATGGCATCGGCGTGATCCTCGCCAGCACCACCTGCGATTTCCGGCGGCCCGTGGAATGGCCCGCCAAGCTCACCGTGCGCTGCGGCTGCACCGCATTAGGGAACACCAGCTTCACCATGGCCTACGAGATCACCACCGAAGACGGCGCCATCGTAGCCGCTGGCACCAGCGTGCAGGTGATGTACGATTACCGCGCTGATGCCAAGGTGCGCGTGCCGGATGCGGTCCGCAATGCGATCGCGCACCTGCAGGGCAATAGCTTCGCCGCATGA
- a CDS encoding DUF349 domain-containing protein: protein MATKAELLARLEEIVSQEDVEAAAEAVEVTKEAYESLVASQHQHAGQPESEAAPADATADGTTPTAIESAPLHDEEDKRFKQLLDAYNQRVNEIRRRKQKEEAANLAAKLAVMEEMKAMITGEENIGTAFNKLKELQERWKAIGSVPAQAYRELQRDYSHLLDEFFYHIRIYKELRDHDLRKNTGLKQALVSDVQALALMDASSAASVREMEIHIRKYQDEWQHIGPTVKEEWESIRDGFWNATRTVYDKINEHYRARRSEHETNLAAKQALVEKVQAITATMQAQSMKDWKELTDQVLELQNGWKSIGFATKKDNERVWKEFRDQCNAFFTAKRAWFDALKDQYKAAREKKQALLTEAIALKDSTEWKRTADRLKTLQQQWKEAGSAGPRDENKLWNKFREACDAFFQNRKKTFEQQDAEQATNVQAKEALLAEIEAFEHSGERNKDIEALKAFSLRWMNSGRVSPRDFDKLNEKYRAALDKHYGKLKVEADERMRLRFQGHVEEMKSGPDGKFQIERESRFVKRKIEELEGEMRQMERNMGMFNFKSASGEAMKQEMQKKIDKLARDVERLKGQHRELVKELR, encoded by the coding sequence ATGGCCACCAAAGCAGAGCTGCTCGCGCGGCTCGAGGAAATCGTTTCCCAAGAGGATGTCGAAGCTGCCGCCGAAGCGGTGGAAGTGACCAAGGAGGCCTACGAGTCGCTCGTGGCATCGCAGCACCAGCATGCCGGGCAGCCCGAAAGCGAAGCCGCTCCAGCTGATGCCACAGCGGATGGCACAACGCCGACAGCCATTGAATCCGCTCCGCTGCATGACGAGGAGGACAAGCGCTTCAAGCAGCTCCTCGACGCCTACAACCAGCGGGTGAACGAGATCCGTCGCCGCAAGCAGAAGGAAGAGGCTGCGAACCTTGCAGCGAAGCTGGCCGTGATGGAGGAGATGAAGGCCATGATCACCGGTGAAGAGAACATCGGCACGGCCTTCAACAAGCTGAAGGAGCTGCAGGAGCGATGGAAGGCCATCGGATCCGTGCCCGCGCAGGCCTACCGCGAACTCCAGCGCGATTACAGCCACCTCCTCGATGAGTTCTTCTACCACATCCGCATCTACAAGGAGCTCCGCGACCACGACCTGCGCAAGAACACCGGGCTCAAGCAGGCCCTGGTGAGCGATGTCCAGGCACTGGCGCTCATGGATGCCTCCAGTGCCGCATCGGTTCGCGAGATGGAGATCCACATCCGGAAGTACCAGGATGAGTGGCAGCACATCGGCCCCACCGTCAAGGAGGAATGGGAGTCGATCCGCGACGGGTTCTGGAACGCCACGCGCACGGTGTACGACAAGATCAACGAGCACTACCGCGCTCGTCGCTCCGAGCACGAGACCAACCTCGCTGCGAAGCAGGCCCTGGTGGAGAAGGTGCAGGCAATCACCGCCACGATGCAGGCGCAGAGCATGAAGGACTGGAAGGAACTCACCGACCAGGTGCTGGAACTGCAGAACGGCTGGAAGAGCATCGGATTCGCCACCAAGAAGGACAACGAGCGCGTGTGGAAGGAGTTCCGCGACCAATGCAACGCGTTCTTCACCGCCAAGCGCGCCTGGTTCGATGCGCTCAAGGACCAGTACAAGGCCGCTCGCGAGAAGAAGCAGGCCCTGCTCACCGAGGCCATCGCGCTGAAGGACAGCACCGAGTGGAAGCGCACCGCCGACCGCCTCAAGACGCTGCAGCAGCAGTGGAAGGAAGCGGGCAGCGCCGGTCCGCGCGACGAGAACAAGCTCTGGAACAAGTTCCGCGAGGCGTGCGACGCCTTCTTCCAGAACCGCAAGAAGACCTTCGAGCAGCAGGATGCCGAGCAGGCCACGAACGTGCAGGCCAAGGAGGCGCTGCTCGCGGAGATCGAGGCCTTCGAGCACAGCGGCGAGCGCAACAAGGACATCGAGGCGCTGAAGGCCTTCAGCCTGCGCTGGATGAACAGCGGCCGCGTTTCACCGCGCGACTTCGACAAGCTCAACGAGAAGTACCGCGCCGCGCTGGACAAGCACTACGGCAAGCTGAAGGTGGAGGCCGATGAGCGCATGCGGCTGCGCTTCCAAGGCCATGTGGAGGAGATGAAGAGCGGCCCCGACGGCAAGTTCCAGATCGAGCGCGAGAGCCGTTTCGTGAAGCGCAAGATCGAGGAGCTCGAAGGCGAAATGAGGCAGATGGAGCGCAACATGGGCATGTTCAACTTCAAGAGCGCCAGCGGCGAGGCCATGAAGCAGGAGATGCAGAAGAAGATCGACAAGCTCGCCCGCGATGTGGAACGCCTCAAGGGACAGCACCGCGAACTGGTGAAGGAACTCCGGTGA
- a CDS encoding serine/threonine-protein phosphatase, with product MTNRNTSGSRRILIVLYGTLFMLCAALIGTAHWHELKSQREEALERLSAIAASLADQVPARHAVLLLEKYPAPGLIIKNTQDARYYVVHEQLRKAALRNAMEHPLLLVAKDERGQFVVVATSEEQPRFRAAHGSETGLQERYETGGRASEAGELLAVEPLRDEQTGAPTSVIVARMDESTAVSAAHAALWRNIAIAVALFGLAAIVLFRSVGRWVQATEADRIALASRNLDITDSIAYAGKIQRALVPPPSAYRDLFDGAFVIDRPKDLVSGDFHWCYRIGPDTCIVAAGDATGHGLPGAMMAAIGCSLLNEIVPANVDKDPAELLTLLNTRLVTTLHQQGQRRGGGDGMDIALCRIDRRQREILYAGAFRPLYWLHDGQLSVINGDRKPVGGAHLELERRFTCHKLAYHAGDRIYLFSDGYVDQFGGPERKRFMAARLHQLIEAHQHESLERQAELLEAAFLEWKGAEEQVDDVCLLGLAV from the coding sequence TTGACCAACCGGAACACCAGCGGCTCGCGCAGGATCCTGATCGTGCTCTATGGCACCCTCTTCATGCTGTGCGCGGCACTGATCGGCACCGCTCACTGGCACGAGCTGAAGAGCCAGCGCGAGGAGGCGCTCGAACGGCTTTCAGCCATCGCTGCATCGCTCGCCGATCAGGTGCCCGCTCGTCATGCCGTCCTGCTGCTTGAGAAGTACCCCGCACCGGGGCTCATCATCAAGAACACGCAGGACGCCCGCTATTACGTGGTGCATGAGCAGCTGCGCAAAGCCGCCCTGCGCAACGCCATGGAGCATCCGTTGCTGCTGGTGGCGAAGGATGAGCGCGGACAATTCGTGGTGGTGGCCACATCGGAGGAACAGCCGCGCTTCCGCGCTGCGCATGGATCAGAGACCGGACTGCAGGAACGCTATGAAACCGGAGGCCGCGCGTCCGAAGCGGGTGAATTGCTGGCGGTTGAGCCGCTGCGCGATGAACAGACCGGCGCCCCCACGTCGGTGATCGTGGCGCGCATGGACGAATCGACCGCCGTTTCGGCCGCCCATGCAGCACTCTGGCGCAACATCGCCATCGCGGTGGCGCTCTTCGGCCTGGCCGCCATCGTGCTCTTCCGCTCCGTGGGGCGCTGGGTGCAGGCCACCGAGGCGGACCGCATCGCCCTCGCCTCGCGCAACCTGGACATCACGGACAGCATCGCCTACGCCGGGAAAATCCAGCGCGCGTTGGTGCCACCGCCTTCAGCCTACCGCGACCTCTTCGATGGCGCCTTCGTGATCGATCGGCCCAAGGACCTGGTGAGCGGCGATTTCCACTGGTGCTACCGCATCGGGCCGGATACGTGCATCGTGGCTGCCGGCGACGCTACCGGCCACGGCCTGCCCGGCGCCATGATGGCCGCCATCGGCTGTTCGCTGCTCAATGAGATCGTGCCCGCCAACGTGGATAAGGACCCGGCTGAGCTGCTCACCCTGCTGAATACGCGCCTCGTGACCACCCTGCACCAACAAGGCCAACGCCGCGGAGGAGGCGACGGCATGGACATCGCCTTGTGCCGCATCGATAGGCGCCAGCGCGAGATCCTCTACGCCGGCGCCTTCCGCCCCTTGTATTGGCTGCACGATGGGCAGCTCTCCGTGATCAACGGCGACCGCAAGCCCGTGGGCGGCGCGCACCTCGAGCTCGAGCGCCGATTCACCTGCCACAAGCTGGCGTACCATGCCGGCGATCGCATCTACCTGTTCAGCGATGGCTATGTGGACCAATTCGGCGGTCCTGAGCGCAAGCGCTTCATGGCGGCCCGGCTGCACCAGCTGATCGAAGCCCACCAGCACGAATCCCTCGAGCGCCAGGCCGAACTGCTGGAAGCGGCATTCCTTGAATGGAAAGGCGCCGAAGAGCAGGTGGACGACGTATGCCTGCTGGGCCTCGCTGTGTGA
- a CDS encoding CPBP family intramembrane metalloprotease, translating to MESPSGPEQRSDDFLSTDPGRPPSLEFSMGVALFGFAFMVFFIAQSVVFIRGMIARSPGFAGQSFSFDLLEDPAFKERMVELQFNGDLVGLESAWSGGIGAAFILLTCWLWKRDRFRALLGLRLPRAKQMAIFIGLFALVAVAIELLAMVSPAFTTDFMKQVIESTTNWPMLVVGVAILGPLFEELLLRGLLFGAVRHIADEHVSVAITAGVFALMHLQYSLPIMLLILPMGIVLGYARARTGSLLVPIALHMANNGLSILWP from the coding sequence ATGGAAAGCCCTTCCGGTCCGGAGCAGCGCTCCGATGATTTCCTGAGCACCGACCCCGGACGTCCGCCCAGCCTGGAGTTCAGCATGGGCGTGGCGCTCTTCGGCTTCGCGTTCATGGTCTTCTTCATCGCTCAATCGGTGGTGTTCATCCGCGGGATGATCGCGCGATCGCCCGGATTCGCCGGGCAATCCTTCTCCTTCGACCTGCTCGAGGACCCAGCCTTCAAGGAGCGCATGGTGGAGCTTCAATTCAACGGCGACCTGGTCGGACTCGAATCCGCTTGGAGCGGCGGCATCGGAGCAGCCTTCATCCTGCTCACATGCTGGCTGTGGAAGCGAGACCGGTTCCGTGCCTTGCTCGGATTGCGATTGCCAAGAGCGAAGCAGATGGCCATCTTCATCGGGCTGTTCGCACTGGTGGCCGTGGCCATCGAATTGCTCGCGATGGTGTCCCCGGCGTTCACCACGGATTTCATGAAACAGGTCATCGAGTCCACCACGAACTGGCCAATGCTCGTGGTCGGCGTCGCCATCCTTGGTCCGCTATTCGAGGAATTGCTGCTGCGCGGGCTGCTTTTCGGGGCGGTGCGCCACATCGCGGATGAGCACGTGAGCGTGGCGATCACCGCCGGCGTGTTCGCGCTCATGCACCTGCAGTACAGCCTGCCCATCATGCTGCTGATCCTGCCCATGGGCATCGTGCTGGGCTATGCCCGCGCGCGCACGGGCAGCCTGCTGGTGCCCATAGCGCTGCACATGGCCAACAACGGCCTGAGCATCCTCTGGCCTTGA
- a CDS encoding imidazolonepropionase, giving the protein MPRLLIKNAKALVGAFPAGVQRVAGAEMARLPIIVDGWMLIEAGRIAALGTMSEFPGVADWSDLTVIDASGRYVLPGWCDPHTHTVFAAPREEEFVDKIKGLSYQEIAARGGGILNSAAKLRAMDEDELFERSKARLEAMMAQGTVAVEIKSGYGLSLESELKMLRVAKRLAAELPLQVKTTLLAAHALPAEFKEDRAAYLDLICEQLIPQVADEQLADFVDAFCETNYFTVAETERVLATGSSHGLPGKVHVNQFTSIGGIQAAIAHRALSVDHLEVMEAADLEALVAAGAAGPIPTLLPSCSFFLRIPYAPARALLDNGLPVALASDHNPGSTPSGNLNLVLSLACIQLRMLPEEAITALTINAAAAMQLQDQLGSLTVGKRASFIITREAPSLAYLPYAFGTDHIDTVIIDGKPFRSGAALR; this is encoded by the coding sequence ATGCCGCGCCTGCTGATCAAGAACGCTAAAGCGCTCGTGGGCGCTTTCCCTGCAGGCGTTCAGCGCGTGGCCGGTGCCGAGATGGCGAGGCTGCCGATCATCGTCGATGGCTGGATGCTGATCGAAGCAGGACGCATCGCGGCGCTCGGCACCATGAGCGAATTCCCCGGCGTCGCGGATTGGAGCGATCTCACCGTGATCGATGCCAGCGGCCGCTACGTGCTGCCCGGCTGGTGCGACCCGCACACGCATACGGTGTTCGCGGCGCCGCGGGAGGAGGAGTTCGTGGACAAGATCAAGGGCCTGAGCTACCAGGAGATCGCGGCGCGCGGCGGCGGCATCCTCAACAGCGCCGCGAAACTGCGCGCCATGGATGAGGATGAGCTCTTCGAACGGTCGAAGGCGCGCCTGGAGGCGATGATGGCGCAAGGCACGGTGGCCGTGGAGATCAAGAGCGGCTATGGCCTATCGCTGGAAAGCGAGCTGAAGATGCTGCGCGTGGCGAAGCGCTTGGCGGCGGAACTGCCCTTGCAAGTGAAGACCACCTTGCTCGCGGCGCATGCCCTGCCCGCAGAATTCAAGGAAGACCGCGCGGCCTACCTCGACCTCATCTGCGAACAGCTGATCCCGCAGGTAGCCGATGAGCAGCTCGCCGATTTCGTGGATGCATTCTGCGAGACCAACTACTTCACGGTGGCGGAGACGGAGCGCGTGCTCGCGACTGGCTCATCGCATGGCCTTCCAGGGAAAGTGCACGTGAACCAATTCACCAGCATCGGCGGCATCCAAGCAGCCATCGCGCACCGTGCCCTGAGCGTCGACCACTTGGAGGTGATGGAAGCCGCGGACCTGGAGGCCTTGGTCGCGGCCGGTGCAGCTGGCCCCATCCCCACCCTGCTCCCCTCGTGCTCCTTCTTCCTCCGCATTCCCTATGCACCGGCACGCGCGCTCCTTGACAACGGCCTTCCAGTGGCATTAGCCAGCGACCACAACCCCGGCAGCACGCCGAGCGGGAACCTGAACCTGGTGCTGTCCCTCGCCTGCATCCAGCTGCGCATGCTGCCGGAGGAGGCCATCACAGCGCTTACGATCAACGCCGCTGCGGCCATGCAGCTCCAAGACCAGCTTGGCAGCCTCACCGTGGGCAAGCGCGCCTCTTTCATCATCACCCGGGAAGCGCCTTCGCTGGCCTACCTGCCCTATGCCTTCGGCACCGACCATATCGACACCGTGATCATTGATGGAAAGCCCTTCCGGTCCGGAGCAGCGCTCCGATGA